gttgctccttgttcaaacTTCAAAAATAGCACCTTATTTATATGCTCCATGTCGATCAAGAGCGAATCAAGTTCCAGCACCACCAGGTTCGGGAACATGTGTGGACGGAATGTGAGACAAGCATTACTCCGCTTAAACGACTTCGCCAGCAGATGCAGGGATGCCAGGTTCGGTAGATACCCAAGGACCTGTATGGCATCACCATGCTCTGATATCATAGAGCTCCGTAGCTTGAGCTTCACCAGATTCCTCAGCCCCTGGATCCAATCCGGTAGTTTGACCAGGTTACCATACAGCTTTAGGCTCTGCAGCTTTTCCGGAAATGAGAACTCTCCATCCAAGCAGCCAGATAAACCAGGCTCCCCCTCTGACCGGATTGACAATGACTCCAGCCGGCTCAGACCAACAATTGCCAAACACAACTCTTGTCCGTTTTCCTTATTGACGCCAGTCACTCCTAACTTGCGCAACTGAATGAGCCCTTCTATGTCCTTTAGAACATCCTTACCCCGCCGTGCGATGTTCACAACACCCAATGTGTGTAGGGCTTTTAGCTTCCTCATCCCACTTTGCACTAGAACACCATACAAGTCTAGGCGCATCGCAATAAAAGGTAGCGAATGGCAGCAAAGACTAGTGCATGCATCACGGTAATTAAGGTCAATGTCATCATCAAAAATCTCAGATGCATTAATCCTGCAACAACAAGCAATCCCTGTCAGGAGAAACATAATGCATGGTCGGTTGTCAAGAAACTTTGGAAAGTCTTCAAAAATGTCATCATATGAGCGATCCTCAACCTCCGGTTTCCTACTAGAACGAAGATAGCTTAGCTTATGGAGATTGACGATACTCCTCGGCAGCTTGATTATTCTAGTACCTCGGACATCTAGTGTCACGAGTTCTGTCAAGTTACCCAATGAATCTGGCAGGTGAAAAATATCATCACATCCTCTAAGAGAAACGTATCttagatgaagaagctttccaatATCCGTAAGGTGATGATCATGTAGGCCTGTTGTGTCTTCCAAGTCCAGCACTCGTAGCAGCCTCATCTTCTCAGAAATGAAAAATGACTTCCACTTGCCAAAAACTGTTACCGATCTTACACGGGTCATGTCCACTATGCTCTCAAATTCACTCTGATCTCCTTTCCAATTGCCATTTATAGCAAGGTGGCGCATAGTGCGTTGGCTGTTTGAACTACAATCTTCCTCCACTGTAAGAACAAGATTTTCTTCCATTGACTTTGAGATGCCGATTTCACGGATGAGATCATGGACTTGGCAGGAACCAATTCCTTCTACACCATGAATTGATTGTTGAGATGGTAAAAGCATGCTCCTGCTTATAAGTTCCATGAAGTAGCCATCCAGGATTTCCTCCGCAGACTTACCATGCACCTCCCTTGAATATCCCTCTGCAGACCAGCGACGTACCAAGCGTTTCCGTCCAACCATGTAATCCTCAGGAAAGATAGGCATATACAGGAAACAAGATTTGAGGTAGTACGGTAAACCATCGTAGCTTCTCATAAGGATGGTTCTTATGATCCCAATCTCTGGATTCATCACCAACTCGGCACTGATATGCTCATTCAGTTTCCTCCATTCCACAACGGTTTTTGGTTGGTTTGCCAAAAAGCCCCCAATGGTGACTATTGCAAGTGGGAGTCCATTGCATTTCTTTAGGATCAGATTTGCATGTTCAACCAACTCAGGATACTCCTCATCCATATTGGTAGCCTTGCCAAATATCTGAAAGTAATACAAGTTCAGGTCGTTAGCACTTTGAAAATGAAAATGGTACAAATTAAGTCTTGCTACTTGTGAGAATGTGATGAAATACAATTTTCTGCTTTAAGATGTACATAATCTTATTAAATTATTGCTGGGTTGGTCGAACATATTCTATAGTCGAACTGGGATAGCTAACTCTAACTACGTACATGGCAGTGAGAAAAAGTAGAGGTAGGCCACATGGCATTACATAGTAAAAAATATATAagaggtgtaattattttgcgaaCTAATAGGTCATATGTGTATGCTGTTTGAATCTACAAAAGAAATAGAATACAAGATAATACCCTATCTGTACCTTTTTGGTGAATAGGTCAAGTGCCTTGTCGTCTTCCAGACTTCGGAGCGTGTAAATTTTTTCATGATTCTTTGAACAATGTGTGGCAATATCTTTTACCCTTGTGGTGACTATAATTCTGCTTGATGTATGTGTTAGAGGGAAGTGTGGTATTATAGTGTCCCATTCTGCATTGGATGATAAATCATCAAGAACAATCAAATATTTCTTTCCTAGTAATTCTTTGTCCATTTCTGGGACATTATTATAGCCAAACTGCGAAGCTAAGTTCTGGAGGAGCTCGTTAACATTGAAAGGGCGCATAATTGTGGCACAAGCACGCTTCGGAAACTTGCCACTGAGCTTTTCATCTTGGTAGACATCTCTGACTAGTGTGGTTTTTCCAAGACCACCCATTCCCCACACGGAGATCACTTGAAGTTGGCTATCTTCAGTTGTAACTTGTTTGATAATTTCTTCCTTTTCTGTCTCTCGGCCAATGAGTTGAGATTCCTTTAAAACTTCTAGAATCGTCCCTGTGCGATTGAGCATCTTCCTGTTGGCAGAGTTGTCACTAACTGTAGTTCCCACATTTGAGCTAGGCCCGGCCTCCGTTAAATTTGTTCCATCTCGAGAACCCTAGGCAGAAGTCAGGAACTATCAGGTGTTGATTTGTTTTGCCTAAAACAATGTGCAATCTAGTTCTAAATCTTACAATATTTTTATTTCTTCAAGGTCAATAGAGAATATCTGGCAAACTTTATACCTAATCTAACTTGCAGCTCAAAGAACATATAACTAAACGGGACATATTGGTTCACTGTAGATGTATATCAAATCATGAAAGTCAAGAAAAATGGAAATGATCACTGCTACGGTGCTACCTACGATAGTTCGATAGTTCCAATCACCATGGTGGAAAATGAATCGTACTAGGTGATGATTGTCAAGATATGCCCCCCACATATGATCGGGAAATTCATCTCTGTCATCAAAGGCAATCCTACAATAGCACTCATATATGGCGAACGACCAAGTGGAACATTATTTATTAATGAAGGTATTGTGTTTAGCTTTACACTACAACAAAGATAAATATGATAAGAAAAAATATTAACtaatacctctcaaaataattaacTTATACGACACATGTATATAGTAATATTTTGAATGCTAGATCGGTATTATCCCGACCTTCCATCTTTCGTGGCTTACATTTTAATGTTAATTCCTTTGTAATATGACATGCTTTCATAGAAACTTTATAGACTAACTAGTAAGATAACATAATTCTTATTGGTGAAAGAAAAAAGACTTCATTTCGTCTGTATGTACTCATTTGATAACATAGCCTTCATGATTTAATCAGAATAACATGAATTCATTGACTAACTAGTAACATGAGAGATTTTTTATTGGTGAAAGAAAAGACTTCCTACTTCATCCCATAACTTACCTAATCAAAATGTTAATAGTATATAATTTTGAGGTGGGATATGCAACAGACCAAAATCTTAGATACTTGTAGACTTGCCCTTTTCGAATAATGCAATAAAAGTTGTATGCATCAATTGATACAGAGGTTGAGCTTCCCATTTTCGAAAAAAAACCCGGTAGACTTGTTGTAGGCATCACTTCAAAATCAACAACATAATTTTCAAATAAATTATTTGTAATTTTGTATATGTTGATGTAATGATTCTTTCCATTGTTCCTTTTAAAAGGTGTGAATTATGATTAGATTGTATAAAAATATTTCTATTTAAAATTGATGACAAACATCTGGCATTCTATGTGACAAGAAGGTCTCACTAAAACTAAACGGTAAGTTCTATAGGACGGTGACCAAACTTATGATGCTATACCGAGCAGAATGTTGGCCCCTAAAATACAACACATCCAACAGATGAGTGTTGTAGAGATGCAAATGCTACGGTAAATGCATGGCCATACAAGAAATGCCCGAATTAGGAACGAGGTTATACGGGTTAGGTGGTGTCACCGGTCGATGAGAAGCTAGTCCAACACCGACTAAGAGTAACTCTAGCACCATAAATCGTAAACCGTAAAATTGATAGTACAAGGCACTGAAAACGAATACAGTCTCAAATCAACGAAGCGAAGATCAGATCCCGTAAATGGGAACTGTAAAACGGCATATTAAGGAATATGCCAACAAGAGGACCTCCGGTcatagttttttttttcctttccttCTGCTTTTTTCCCCACACCTACTTCATCCTAGCCCAACAAACCGTCGGCGGCCCACCCACCTCCCTGCGCCCCAGCCGCCCACCACACCACCCCGCGCTAGCCTCCCACCCTGGTTGCCCTGCAGCAGCCTCCTGCCATGGCCGCGCCTGACTGTGCATGGCGCACTGGCCGCGC
This Lolium perenne isolate Kyuss_39 chromosome 1, Kyuss_2.0, whole genome shotgun sequence DNA region includes the following protein-coding sequences:
- the LOC127341841 gene encoding disease resistance protein Pik-2-like gives rise to the protein MLMEATALSIGKSVLNGALSYAKSALAEEVALQLGVRRDQLFITNELEMMQAFLMVAHDEGVDSMVVKVWVKQVRDVAYDVEDSLQEFAVRLQKQSWWRIHQTLLDRRRVAKQMKELRANVEDVSQRNMRYHLIKGSSSKPATIGGQSAVAEGTTMSGTAEVMRLREKAKVDLVRLINRKDNDLIVIAVSGTSAGHLGKMSIIKDAYEDPMIQKKFECRAWIGKLMCPFNLTEFLQSIIEQFHVNFLQESGEKEKEKEKALDLQVLRKMRRMKENSLVREFKRYVNEKSYLIILNEIHTIEEWGQIKPCFLINKHGSRIVVCAEQVGVASLCVGPEDTAPEYKQLLAYHNLYAFYEKGSRDGTNLTEAGPSSNVGTTVSDNSANRKMLNRTGTILEVLKESQLIGRETEKEEIIKQVTTEDSQLQVISVWGMGGLGKTTLVRDVYQDEKLSGKFPKRACATIMRPFNVNELLQNLASQFGYNNVPEMDKELLGKKYLIVLDDLSSNAEWDTIIPHFPLTHTSSRIIVTTRVKDIATHCSKNHEKIYTLRSLEDDKALDLFTKKIFGKATNMDEEYPELVEHANLILKKCNGLPLAIVTIGGFLANQPKTVVEWRKLNEHISAELVMNPEIGIIRTILMRSYDGLPYYLKSCFLYMPIFPEDYMVGRKRLVRRWSAEGYSREVHGKSAEEILDGYFMELISRSMLLPSQQSIHGVEGIGSCQVHDLIREIGISKSMEENLVLTVEEDCSSNSQRTMRHLAINGNWKGDQSEFESIVDMTRVRSVTVFGKWKSFFISEKMRLLRVLDLEDTTGLHDHHLTDIGKLLHLRYVSLRGCDDIFHLPDSLGNLTELVTLDVRGTRIIKLPRSIVNLHKLSYLRSSRKPEVEDRSYDDIFEDFPKFLDNRPCIMFLLTGIACCCRINASEIFDDDIDLNYRDACTSLCCHSLPFIAMRLDLYGVLVQSGMRKLKALHTLGVVNIARRGKDVLKDIEGLIQLRKLGVTGVNKENGQELCLAIVGLSRLESLSIRSEGEPGLSGCLDGEFSFPEKLQSLKLYGNLVKLPDWIQGLRNLVKLKLRSSMISEHGDAIQVLGYLPNLASLHLLAKSFKRSNACLTFRPHMFPNLVVLELDSLLIDMEHINKVLFLKFEQGATPKLELLKFCRADINSRTLSGLPSLASLKEVLLEGSYTDKELAYLRAELAENPSRPVIKRV